One segment of Hemitrygon akajei chromosome 15, sHemAka1.3, whole genome shotgun sequence DNA contains the following:
- the LOC140739337 gene encoding amphiregulin-like isoform X1, with amino-acid sequence MRIWFAATLLVLAAVSCNPAVGAAIDGYESEVTRSRRREEKDILTILEGVLEQEPTTQTVERPPADRVFENSQAAFYKSAENSTVTDEGKRKGKRERKNKRGKRKGKKNPCYRKYKDFCIHGECQYIRHIKEVACRCFSGYEGIRCGTFILAVEHPKDPNDNTTTLAIVAVVLSSLSLTVILVLLVLGLFLDRYHRRVASYDVKNEEKIKLGNNNTH; translated from the exons ATGAGGATTTGGTTCGCAGCGACGCTCCTTGTTCTCGCCGCAG TTTCTTGCAACCCTGCGGTGGGAGCGGCGATCGATGGCTATGAAAGTGAAGTCACTCGGAGCCGCAGGAGGGAAGAGAAGGATATTCTGACCATCCTAGAAGGGGTGCTTGAGCAGGAACCGACTACACAGACAGTGGAGCGCCCACCAGCTGACCGAGTTTTCGAAAACTCGCAAG CGGCCTTTTATAAATCTGCGGAAAATTCGACTGTGACCGATGAGGGGAAGCGCAAAGGGAAACGTGAAAGAAAAAACAAACGTGGCAAGAGAAAGGGTAAAAAAAACCCATGCTACAGAAAGTACAAGGATTTCTGCATCCATGGGGAATGCCAGTACATACGGCACATTAAGGAGGTAGCATGCAG ATGTTTCTCTGGATATGAAGGGATAAGGTGTGGTACTTTCATTTTAGCTGTGGAACATCCAAAAGATCCAAATGACAACACAACTACTCTGGCAATTGTAGCAGTGGTCCTTTCATCTCTAAGTCTGACAGTAATCCTTGTTCTTCTAGTTCTAGG TTTATTTCTTGATAGATATCACAGACGAGTTGCCAGCTATGATGTAAAAAATGAAGAAAAGATTAAACTTGGAAATAATAACACTCATTAA
- the LOC140739337 gene encoding amphiregulin-like isoform X2, protein MRIWFAATLLVLAAVSCNPAVGAAIDGYESEVTRSRRREEKDILTILEGVLEQEPTTQTVERPPADRVFENSQAAFYKSAENSTVTDEGKRKGKRERKNKRGKRKGKKNPCYRKYKDFCIHGECQYIRHIKEVACRCFSGYEGIRCGTFILAVEHPKDPNDNTTTLAIVAVVLSSLSLTVILVLLVLGYHRRVASYDVKNEEKIKLGNNNTH, encoded by the exons ATGAGGATTTGGTTCGCAGCGACGCTCCTTGTTCTCGCCGCAG TTTCTTGCAACCCTGCGGTGGGAGCGGCGATCGATGGCTATGAAAGTGAAGTCACTCGGAGCCGCAGGAGGGAAGAGAAGGATATTCTGACCATCCTAGAAGGGGTGCTTGAGCAGGAACCGACTACACAGACAGTGGAGCGCCCACCAGCTGACCGAGTTTTCGAAAACTCGCAAG CGGCCTTTTATAAATCTGCGGAAAATTCGACTGTGACCGATGAGGGGAAGCGCAAAGGGAAACGTGAAAGAAAAAACAAACGTGGCAAGAGAAAGGGTAAAAAAAACCCATGCTACAGAAAGTACAAGGATTTCTGCATCCATGGGGAATGCCAGTACATACGGCACATTAAGGAGGTAGCATGCAG ATGTTTCTCTGGATATGAAGGGATAAGGTGTGGTACTTTCATTTTAGCTGTGGAACATCCAAAAGATCCAAATGACAACACAACTACTCTGGCAATTGTAGCAGTGGTCCTTTCATCTCTAAGTCTGACAGTAATCCTTGTTCTTCTAGTTCTAGG ATATCACAGACGAGTTGCCAGCTATGATGTAAAAAATGAAGAAAAGATTAAACTTGGAAATAATAACACTCATTAA